In a genomic window of Prochlorococcus marinus subsp. marinus str. CCMP1375:
- a CDS encoding cysteine desulfurase family protein: MDNNLEYIYLDGSATSPPLDDLANRMKIIQEGVWGNPSSLHYEGIKAAEIIESSKYDIAAKFNVLPDQIIITSGATESIQMIITSASRLYTPGRIVISSVEHPAVIFAADYLKNNGWDVLYWPVDKYGVIDITMIDELLAPPTKIVSIIWGQNEIGTVQPITQIATACKKKNLFFHTDATQVISQGCFNFNTLGISSFSASAHKFRGPKGVGLLIIDKEYLFMLKNLYDLGNHIPLFNKGTLSPALTYGMSLALNAITQNLIIDRNKVIFENTNTSNITKSLLDQLKNYDTLILTGHPLIRLPNHLSFVVKGKNGIPLSGRQLVRELSKKGICVSTGSACSSKHKKSSHVLKALNLPDNLLKSSLRISLGNWLKDIDPQSLGNIIISTIKEVSQH, encoded by the coding sequence ATGGACAATAATTTAGAATATATTTACCTTGATGGATCTGCTACAAGTCCGCCTCTAGATGACTTGGCTAACAGGATGAAAATAATCCAGGAAGGTGTATGGGGTAATCCATCTAGTCTTCATTATGAAGGTATCAAAGCAGCAGAAATAATTGAAAGTAGTAAGTATGATATAGCAGCAAAATTTAACGTATTACCAGATCAAATAATAATAACTTCTGGAGCAACTGAGTCAATACAAATGATTATAACATCAGCTTCAAGACTATATACACCTGGCAGAATTGTTATTAGTTCTGTAGAACATCCAGCTGTAATTTTTGCAGCTGATTATCTAAAAAATAATGGATGGGATGTTTTATATTGGCCTGTCGATAAATACGGAGTAATAGATATAACTATGATAGATGAATTATTAGCACCCCCAACTAAGATAGTTTCAATTATATGGGGCCAAAATGAGATAGGAACAGTTCAACCAATTACCCAAATAGCTACAGCATGTAAAAAAAAGAACTTATTTTTTCATACTGACGCTACACAAGTTATTTCGCAGGGTTGTTTTAATTTTAACACTCTTGGCATATCTTCATTCTCAGCTTCAGCACATAAATTTAGAGGTCCTAAAGGTGTAGGTCTTCTTATAATTGATAAGGAATATCTCTTTATGTTAAAGAATTTATATGATTTAGGCAATCATATTCCTCTCTTCAACAAGGGTACTTTATCTCCTGCCTTAACCTATGGAATGTCACTAGCCTTAAATGCAATTACTCAGAATTTAATAATTGATCGTAATAAAGTTATATTTGAAAATACAAATACTTCTAATATAACTAAATCTTTATTAGACCAGCTGAAAAATTATGACACTTTAATACTCACAGGTCACCCTCTTATCCGTCTTCCCAATCATCTTTCTTTTGTTGTTAAGGGTAAAAATGGCATACCTTTATCAGGAAGGCAACTAGTAAGAGAACTTTCTAAAAAAGGCATTTGTGTTAGTACGGGTAGTGCCTGCTCATCCAAACATAAAAAGAGCAGCCATGTACTTAAAGCTTTAAATTTACCTGACAACCTATTAAAATCTAGTTTAAGAATAAGCTTAGGTAATTGGTTAAAGGATATAGATCCTCAATCACTTGGTAATATAATTATCTCAACTATAAAAGAAGTCTCACAACACTAA
- a CDS encoding flavin reductase family protein, with the protein MPLDLEAKKVLLRKIPHGLFICTVREGDVINGFTASWVTQGSFAPPLVVMAVRSDGSSHAIIKRTNNFCLNVLRSDQKDLAAVFFKPQEGLGGRFESTTYQFGELGLPVLEDAIGGLECSVVGAVEHGDHSVFVAEVVSAKLIKDSESLNLSSTGWSYGG; encoded by the coding sequence ATGCCACTTGATTTAGAAGCAAAAAAGGTTCTTCTCAGAAAGATACCTCATGGTCTCTTTATTTGTACGGTCCGTGAAGGAGACGTTATTAATGGCTTCACAGCAAGTTGGGTTACCCAAGGATCATTTGCCCCTCCTTTAGTTGTTATGGCAGTTCGATCGGATGGATCGAGTCATGCCATCATCAAAAGAACAAATAATTTCTGTTTAAATGTTCTTCGATCAGATCAGAAAGATTTAGCAGCAGTTTTCTTTAAACCACAGGAGGGCTTGGGCGGAAGGTTTGAATCTACAACTTATCAATTTGGAGAACTTGGATTGCCTGTTCTTGAAGATGCCATTGGAGGACTGGAATGTTCAGTTGTAGGCGCCGTAGAACATGGAGATCATTCTGTTTTTGTAGCAGAGGTAGTTTCAGCTAAATTAATTAAGGATTCTGAATCACTCAACTTATCTTCAACTGGATGGTCTTACGGAGGTTAA
- the coaD gene encoding pantetheine-phosphate adenylyltransferase, producing the protein MKVLYPGSFDPLTLGHLDLIHRASVLYEEVIIAVLENSTKSPTFSVSRRIEQIKESTKELSKIKILSYKGLTVECAKSLDVDFILRGLRAMSDFEYELQIAHTNRSIDKSIETIFLATEARHSFLSSSVVKEVAMFGGNIDHMVPAIVAKDLYKIYKQGDI; encoded by the coding sequence ATGAAAGTTCTATACCCTGGAAGTTTTGATCCACTTACCCTGGGTCACTTAGACCTTATTCATAGGGCTTCTGTTCTCTACGAAGAAGTCATTATTGCGGTTCTTGAAAATTCAACCAAATCTCCTACCTTTTCTGTGAGTAGAAGAATTGAGCAAATAAAAGAGTCGACTAAAGAACTGTCAAAAATCAAAATTCTTTCCTACAAAGGATTAACAGTTGAATGTGCAAAGAGCTTAGACGTAGATTTTATTTTAAGGGGTCTAAGAGCCATGAGTGACTTTGAATATGAACTTCAAATAGCTCACACAAACAGATCCATAGACAAGTCAATAGAAACAATATTCTTAGCAACTGAAGCTCGACATAGTTTTCTTAGCAGTTCAGTAGTTAAAGAAGTAGCAATGTTCGGAGGTAATATTGATCATATGGTTCCTGCTATTGTTGCTAAAGATCTATATAAAATATATAAACAAGGGGATATATAA
- the hemJ gene encoding protoporphyrinogen oxidase HemJ, with product MSLPAESYLWLKTLHIIGVVVWFAGLFYLVRLFIYHVEADELESDIKFAFVNQYSLMERRLANIITTPGMILAVSMAIGLLIYNPSWLEQTWMQVKLFFVFLLLIYHIFCYRLMSSLAKGECKWSGQQLRILNELPTLFLVIVVMLVVFKNNFPTSAATWLIVFLVIFMALSIQLYARFRRINKEKQI from the coding sequence ATGAGCTTACCAGCAGAGTCTTACTTATGGTTAAAGACACTTCATATTATTGGAGTAGTTGTATGGTTTGCAGGACTTTTTTATCTTGTTCGACTTTTTATCTATCATGTCGAGGCAGATGAGCTTGAGAGTGATATTAAATTTGCCTTTGTTAATCAATATTCATTAATGGAAAGACGCCTCGCAAATATTATTACTACACCAGGAATGATACTAGCAGTATCAATGGCTATAGGTTTACTTATCTATAACCCAAGCTGGCTTGAGCAAACTTGGATGCAGGTTAAACTATTCTTTGTTTTTTTGCTACTCATTTATCATATATTTTGTTACCGATTAATGTCCTCTCTGGCCAAGGGAGAGTGCAAATGGTCAGGTCAACAGCTAAGAATATTAAATGAATTGCCTACATTATTTCTTGTGATAGTTGTAATGTTAGTAGTTTTTAAGAATAATTTCCCTACAAGTGCTGCAACATGGCTTATTGTTTTCTTAGTCATATTCATGGCATTAAGTATTCAATTGTATGCGAGGTTTAGGAGGATTAATAAAGAGAAACAAATATAA
- the dapF gene encoding diaminopimelate epimerase: MQIIKFNKYQGLGNDFIIIDDRKDSTVNNILTNDTSLVRNICNRKYGVGADGIILVQNSERGANTKMQIFNSDGSIAEMCGNGIRCLIKYLYNESQLNEDINFIIETLAGNLDCYVLNGDHIRVNMGSPSFEPKAIPTTLSPNNLNIPEGTVTIKNENITMYGIGMGNPHMVIILKSIEDLQLEELGRNFETDNRFPNKTNVHFVEVLNMNKILVKVWERGCGATLACGTGACACLAVTSLLGLTNNKSEVVLPGGSLFIDWLNTSDPLYMTGPAEFVFSGQLYI, from the coding sequence ATGCAAATCATAAAATTTAATAAATATCAAGGTTTAGGAAATGATTTTATAATCATTGATGACAGAAAGGACAGTACTGTTAATAATATACTGACAAATGATACTTCGTTGGTTAGAAATATCTGTAATAGAAAATATGGGGTAGGTGCAGATGGAATAATACTAGTACAGAATTCGGAACGTGGCGCAAATACTAAAATGCAAATATTTAATTCTGATGGATCAATCGCTGAAATGTGCGGCAATGGAATAAGATGCTTAATTAAATACTTGTATAACGAATCACAATTAAATGAAGACATTAATTTCATAATTGAAACATTGGCAGGAAATCTAGATTGTTATGTTCTTAATGGTGATCATATAAGAGTTAATATGGGGAGTCCCTCTTTTGAACCTAAAGCAATCCCAACAACATTATCCCCTAATAATTTAAATATTCCAGAAGGCACTGTTACAATTAAGAATGAGAATATAACTATGTATGGAATTGGAATGGGCAATCCTCACATGGTTATTATTTTAAAATCAATTGAGGATCTTCAATTAGAAGAGCTTGGAAGAAATTTTGAAACAGATAATAGGTTCCCAAATAAAACCAATGTACATTTTGTCGAAGTTTTAAATATGAACAAAATATTAGTAAAGGTTTGGGAAAGAGGTTGTGGAGCAACACTTGCTTGCGGAACAGGCGCTTGTGCCTGTTTGGCTGTTACTTCCTTGCTAGGACTTACAAATAATAAATCAGAAGTTGTTTTACCAGGTGGTTCACTCTTTATAGATTGGTTAAATACTTCTGATCCTCTATATATGACTGGTCCAGCAGAATTTGTTTTTTCAGGACAACTTTATATATAA
- the uvrC gene encoding excinuclease ABC subunit UvrC: protein MRSLNDNLPLILDPTRLKTTLDNIPKAPGCYLMKDNEDNIIYIGKSINLNSRVKSYFRRRNDNNPKNSLMLKQVSLIDFIVTDNELEALNLESNLIKSNQPHYNILLKDDKKYPYLCITWSEDYPRILIVRRRRNRADKDRYYGPYVDVTSLRNTLFLIKKIFPLRQRQRPLYKDKTCLNYSIGRCPGVCQKIISSSDYRTVIKKVEMIIQGRTSELKKLLEEKMHIYSKEMKYEEALKIKNQLSGLNTFSQTQKITEPDSSINRDVIAHASNDSNTSIQLFQIRAGKLIARLAFTADSIKTNKENIIQKVIEEHYSQLDPVVIPKEILLDNQIEKIEVISEWLSEMKGSKVNIKIPKISKKANMVSLVKKNAELELTKLSKGVEKANLALEELAELLDLPFKPRRIEGYDISHIQGSDAVGSQVVFVEGMPAKHHYRKFIIKDETIKLGHSDDYLSIYELITRRFSRWSKYKEKGVNLSDIRNYKSSILDPSTLADFPDLVMIDGGKGQLNIALKALEKLNLSEDIKLCSLAKKNEDIFIPGNNKPLKCNNDDNGLLLLRRLRDEAHRFAVTFHRKRRTLGMRRTELTEIPGIGPKRIKALLLHFNSVQAIKMARKEEIASAPGVGRELAEHIWNYFNK, encoded by the coding sequence TTGAGATCTTTAAATGACAATTTACCTTTAATATTAGACCCAACTAGATTAAAAACTACTTTAGATAATATTCCAAAAGCACCTGGCTGTTATCTAATGAAAGACAATGAGGATAACATTATTTATATTGGTAAATCAATTAACCTTAACTCTAGAGTAAAATCTTATTTCAGAAGAAGGAATGATAATAATCCCAAAAATAGCTTGATGCTAAAACAAGTAAGTTTAATAGATTTTATAGTTACAGATAATGAGTTAGAGGCTTTAAACTTAGAATCAAACTTAATAAAGTCAAATCAACCTCACTATAATATCTTGTTGAAAGATGATAAGAAGTATCCATATCTATGTATTACATGGAGTGAAGATTATCCTCGCATATTAATTGTTCGAAGAAGAAGAAATAGAGCAGATAAGGACAGATATTATGGTCCATATGTCGATGTTACTTCTCTGAGAAATACTCTTTTCTTAATAAAGAAGATATTCCCATTAAGACAAAGGCAAAGACCATTATATAAGGATAAGACATGTTTAAATTATTCAATTGGTAGATGCCCTGGAGTTTGTCAAAAAATCATATCTTCCTCTGATTATCGAACTGTTATAAAAAAAGTTGAAATGATTATCCAAGGGAGAACTTCTGAATTGAAGAAATTACTTGAAGAGAAAATGCATATTTATTCAAAAGAAATGAAATACGAGGAGGCTCTAAAAATTAAAAATCAATTGTCTGGTTTGAATACATTTTCACAAACTCAAAAGATCACTGAACCTGATTCTTCTATTAATCGAGATGTTATTGCACACGCAAGTAATGATTCTAATACATCAATACAGCTATTTCAAATAAGAGCTGGAAAACTAATTGCCAGATTAGCTTTTACTGCTGATTCAATTAAAACAAATAAAGAAAATATAATTCAAAAGGTGATTGAAGAGCATTATAGTCAATTAGATCCAGTAGTTATTCCAAAAGAAATTTTGTTAGACAATCAAATAGAGAAAATTGAGGTTATATCAGAGTGGCTGAGCGAGATGAAGGGATCTAAAGTTAATATTAAGATACCAAAGATAAGCAAGAAAGCGAATATGGTAAGTCTAGTAAAAAAGAATGCTGAGTTAGAACTTACAAAGTTATCGAAGGGAGTTGAAAAGGCAAATTTAGCTTTAGAAGAATTAGCTGAATTATTAGATTTACCTTTTAAACCACGACGTATAGAAGGGTATGATATTAGCCATATCCAGGGATCAGATGCTGTTGGCTCTCAAGTTGTATTTGTGGAAGGCATGCCAGCTAAGCATCATTATAGGAAGTTTATAATTAAGGATGAGACTATTAAATTAGGTCACAGCGATGATTACTTATCAATTTATGAGTTAATTACCAGGAGGTTCTCTAGATGGTCAAAATATAAAGAAAAGGGAGTAAATCTATCAGATATAAGAAATTATAAATCCAGTATATTAGATCCTTCGACATTAGCAGACTTCCCAGATCTAGTTATGATTGATGGCGGTAAGGGACAATTAAATATTGCATTAAAGGCTCTTGAGAAACTTAATTTATCAGAGGATATAAAATTATGTTCACTAGCTAAAAAGAATGAGGATATTTTCATACCCGGTAATAACAAGCCTCTTAAATGTAATAACGATGATAATGGATTATTGTTACTAAGAAGATTGAGGGATGAAGCTCATAGATTTGCGGTAACTTTTCACAGGAAACGGCGAACATTAGGAATGAGAAGGACAGAACTAACAGAAATACCGGGAATCGGACCTAAAAGAATTAAGGCTTTGCTATTACACTTTAATTCAGTTCAAGCTATAAAAATGGCTAGAAAAGAAGAAATAGCTTCAGCGCCTGGCGTTGGAAGAGAATTAGCAGAACATATATGGAATTACTTCAATAAGTAG
- a CDS encoding D-alanyl-D-alanine carboxypeptidase, whose product MIKKNTILLALLFVFSIILFNRYNGFILSFKSLLKSQFNLDNNKFTKKIHQKNICYNLQNQFTSILGDELPYWSITVLNSDSTVIAELNGNILRIPASNQKIFSSAYALTKKGPYFRLSTDVYKNSNGYYEILGAGDPDIDLNNISKISSVIAKRPFYTKSNTKIILYEENKSLWWPKTWSYQDRLESYGAPISRLAITSNANEYSVTEPLVNFSNYLSLSLYKYKIKPIIEFQQLDKFNRNHKRRLIYNIKSAPLYMLLNLSNSESHNFISEVLMRSTANTWVPKDSSFKLHNWLTSIGVNEKHIDIKDGSGLSRSNQTTTRALSSVLYYMKNHKYSDYFVSSMSLLGIRGTLRDHYIMPRPLGYFLGKSGTLEGVRSLSGYLYTDNKVRIVSIIQNNANYDETIFSELLRMIYNHDECI is encoded by the coding sequence ATGATAAAAAAAAATACAATCCTTCTTGCTCTACTTTTTGTTTTCTCAATAATATTATTTAATAGATATAATGGTTTTATTTTAAGCTTTAAATCATTACTAAAGAGTCAATTTAATCTAGATAATAATAAGTTTACTAAGAAAATACACCAGAAAAATATTTGTTATAATCTTCAAAATCAATTTACTTCAATCTTAGGTGATGAATTGCCTTACTGGAGTATTACCGTATTAAATAGTGATTCAACTGTCATAGCAGAATTAAATGGAAATATATTAAGGATACCAGCATCTAATCAAAAGATATTTAGTTCAGCTTACGCATTAACTAAAAAAGGACCTTATTTCCGACTTTCTACAGATGTATATAAAAATAGTAATGGCTATTATGAAATACTAGGAGCTGGAGATCCAGATATAGACTTAAATAATATTTCAAAAATCTCATCAGTAATAGCAAAAAGACCTTTTTATACCAAAAGTAATACAAAAATAATCTTATATGAGGAAAATAAATCATTATGGTGGCCTAAAACATGGTCTTATCAAGACCGTCTTGAAAGTTATGGAGCACCAATTTCACGATTAGCTATAACTAGTAATGCTAATGAATACTCTGTTACTGAACCGCTTGTAAATTTCTCTAATTACTTATCACTATCTTTATATAAATATAAAATCAAACCTATTATCGAATTTCAACAGCTTGATAAATTTAATAGGAATCATAAGAGACGTTTAATTTATAATATTAAATCAGCCCCTCTTTATATGTTACTTAACCTATCTAATTCAGAGAGTCATAATTTTATAAGTGAAGTGTTAATGCGGTCTACAGCAAATACATGGGTTCCAAAAGACTCATCTTTTAAATTACATAATTGGCTAACCTCTATTGGAGTAAACGAGAAGCATATTGATATTAAGGATGGAAGTGGACTATCTCGCTCCAATCAAACCACAACTAGGGCGCTATCATCAGTGCTATATTATATGAAGAACCATAAATATAGTGATTACTTTGTTTCTTCAATGTCATTATTAGGAATTAGAGGTACCCTTAGAGATCATTATATTATGCCTAGGCCCTTAGGTTACTTTTTAGGGAAATCAGGTACCTTAGAAGGTGTTCGCTCACTATCAGGATATTTATATACAGATAATAAAGTTCGTATTGTAAGTATAATTCAAAATAATGCTAATTATGATGAGACGATTTTTTCAGAATTACTCAGAATGATTTATAATCATGATGAATGCATATAA
- a CDS encoding PHP domain-containing protein, protein MILNNHPMFATISSIDHNSCPRHINFHCHSTLSDGSMNPIDLIVQASKLKLKHLAVTDHHNINAYAIISEWISSNQNTISIPAFWSGIEISCLLKGCLVHIIGLGFDTHAKSLLPYITGEAPRGTDLQAEQVIKAIKAANGISILAHPARYRLNFEILIKEAKSLGINGVEVWYDYDFLKEWRSTTLICDSILAIAKANNLLKTCGTDTHGYSLLGR, encoded by the coding sequence ATGATTTTAAATAATCATCCTATGTTCGCTACTATTTCATCAATAGATCATAATAGTTGTCCAAGACATATCAATTTTCATTGTCACAGTACACTAAGTGATGGAAGTATGAATCCAATTGATTTAATAGTCCAAGCTTCAAAATTAAAATTGAAACATTTAGCTGTTACAGATCACCATAATATCAACGCATATGCAATTATCTCCGAATGGATAAGTTCAAATCAAAATACAATATCTATTCCAGCATTTTGGAGTGGAATAGAAATAAGTTGTCTTCTTAAAGGCTGTTTAGTTCATATTATTGGCCTAGGCTTTGATACTCATGCAAAGTCACTCTTGCCTTACATCACTGGCGAAGCTCCTAGAGGAACTGATTTACAAGCTGAACAAGTAATTAAAGCAATAAAAGCAGCCAATGGAATTTCTATACTTGCTCATCCAGCCCGCTACAGACTGAATTTTGAAATACTAATAAAAGAAGCTAAGAGCTTAGGCATAAACGGAGTCGAAGTTTGGTATGACTACGACTTTTTGAAAGAATGGAGGTCTACTACCTTAATATGCGATTCAATACTTGCCATTGCTAAAGCTAATAATCTACTAAAGACTTGTGGAACTGATACCCATGGATATTCTCTATTAGGGCGTTGA
- a CDS encoding DUF1995 family protein has protein sequence MDNNNHQEILPENLSICEEVMQNSLLKYLLNPSNNRISIDLKFEGLKLDPIVFRLADKLNNNNLENLVVYSDFGGASLAKRDYPSYTSKIYATKELLNTTSKLDNSIIIAVSPQPFDYDEFERFSTSTNSTIVMINGRLEETSIGVGLVGRERRIKFIRSWEKVFWIEPLVRGALYREFPYDWSLFSYSNDGYRFCKKFPQRPEKDTINLELN, from the coding sequence ATGGATAATAACAATCATCAAGAGATACTTCCAGAAAATCTTTCTATTTGCGAGGAAGTTATGCAGAATTCACTTTTGAAATATTTACTTAACCCATCTAATAATCGTATATCAATAGACTTAAAATTTGAAGGTTTAAAACTAGATCCAATTGTATTTAGATTAGCAGATAAGTTAAATAATAATAACTTAGAAAATTTAGTTGTTTATTCTGACTTTGGTGGAGCATCCTTAGCAAAACGAGACTATCCGAGTTATACAAGTAAAATTTATGCTACAAAGGAACTATTAAATACAACATCTAAACTAGATAACTCAATAATTATTGCTGTGAGTCCACAACCTTTTGACTATGACGAATTTGAACGCTTTTCTACGTCAACAAATTCAACTATAGTTATGATTAATGGCCGTCTTGAAGAAACTTCTATAGGTGTTGGTCTTGTTGGCAGAGAGAGAAGAATTAAGTTTATTAGATCATGGGAAAAAGTATTTTGGATTGAACCTTTAGTACGAGGAGCATTATATAGGGAATTTCCCTACGATTGGTCATTATTTTCATATTCTAATGATGGTTATAGGTTCTGTAAGAAGTTTCCTCAACGTCCCGAAAAAGATACTATCAATTTAGAGTTAAATTGA